The nucleotide sequence TCCAGAGAAAGGCAATGCCACCAATCACGAGAATCCACACCACTGGAGTCAACTTAGCGGCGATCGGGTGCTTATTCCAATACCGCCCAAAATCCACAGCCTGCTGTTCCCCCAATCCCTTCATCCAATCTCCCACTCCTTATAGCGTTTTTCAATTGAGTAAAGTACGGGAGTGTGAAGTACAGTGGGGTGCTCCGCACCCCACTGTACTTCACACTCTTGAAAAGGGCTATACACCATAACTATCGCTACATTCACAGACCTTACTGTAGCGATAAAAGTGGCATCTCTGGCTTCCAGGACTTTAATCTGATGCAGTCGTTTCCCACACAAGGATGAGCCATACTCACAGCCCAGCCCTGGCAGCGTAAGCATGGTTTGAGCGAACGACATAGAAATGTCAGCGTAGTGCCGCAGTCCTGGAATTTTCGATAACGGCTTCCCTTTATTCAGCACGGCTGGTCAGCATGATAATTCTGAGCAACCCTATAGCAGGGGGACAGGGAACGGAATAAAGGGAAAGAAGGATGACAGAATCAGGCCTTGAGCCTTCTAAGTTGTCCTGACCTGGATGTCGACTGTTATATCGACGAACAAAATTAGCATACAAAATAAATGATTTTTGCATACAAAAATTATCGAATTGGTATACAGTTAGCCTGAGGGATGGAACTTTAACAACGCTCAGAATAGTTTGCACAATGGCAGGATGATACATGCCCAACGTGCTATTCCCGGTAATTTCCCTGGGGCGGGGCATCACTGGAAAATCATGGTCTGTGTGTTTCATGCTCTGGCTGTGCAATGACGAAGCCACCCTGGGTGTCTCAAGCCCTATTTGTTCTTTACGTTACAACACAGAAATTTCATAGACTTATCCTAACTAAATGGCTCGCCAGATATTAAATGCATACAGATTCAGAGATCTGCTTATGGCAATGCGGTACTGGCAGGGTAGACAACAAAGTTAGGGTTGGAGAACCGTAAGATGACGCAGATAAACAATGAGATGGCGCTGGAAGAGCTAGAGGAAACCAGTGAACCGCAATTTAAATCAGAACTTATATACGGCTTAAATGACAAACCTCCAGTTGCTGAATCCTTTTTTGTGGCATTCCAGCATGTGCTGGCCGCTTTTGTGGGGATTATTACACCGGCCCTGCTGATATGTGGTGCTCTGGGGCTGGATGCTGTTAATACAAGCTACATCGTGAGTATGTCGCTCCTGGCTTCTGGGATCTGCACCTTCATTCAGTGTAAAAAGATTGGTCCAGTTGGGTCGGGCTTACTAAGCCTTCAGGGGACCAGCTTTGCCTTTCTCGGTCCCATTATTGGAGTTGGAACTGCCACAGTTAAAGGCGGGGCTACGCCTGAGCAGGCACTGGCGCTTATCTTTGGAGTTTGTTTTTTTGGTGCCTTTGTGGAAATCATCTTGAGCCGATTTCTGCACTTGATGAGCAAAATTATCACCCCCGTCGTATCTGGCACCGTGGTAATGATTATTGGTCTGAGCTTGATTCGGACTGGTGTGGTCAGCATGGCCGGCGGTCCCAGGGCACTGGCTGCCAATGATGGATCCTTTGGGAGTATCCAAAATCTGACCCTGGGGCTGTCGGTTCTGCTGATTGTGGTTCTGCTGACGGTATCCAATAACCGTTTCTTGAGGATGGGGGCGATCGCGATCGGGCTGGCGATCGGTTACCTCGTTTCTATTTTCCTCGGTATTGTCAATTTCAGTGTTCTGAGCAGTCTGCCCTGGATCAGCTTCCCCGTGCCTTTCCGCTACGGCATGAGTTTTGACTTCGCGGCTTTTCTGCCGTTTATTCTGCTCTACGTCTTAACCGCGATTGAAACGGTGGGCGACTTAACGGCTACTTCTGCTGTGTCCGGCGAACCAGTCAAAGGAGGACTTTACATCCGTCGCATCAAAGGGGGTGTCCTGGGAGATGGAATCAATTCGCTGATTGCCGCAGTGCTCAACACCTTTCCCAACACAACTTTCAGTCAGAACAATGGTGTGATTCAGATGACCGGGGTTGGTAGCCGCTATGTTGGCTTCTATGTGGCAGGGATTTTTGCTGTTCTGGGCTTATTGCCGATAGTAGGTGGGGTATTTCAAGCGATGCCCCAGCCTGTTTTGGGGGGTGCCACCACGGTTATGTTTGGGTCGATCGCGGTTGCCGGACTGAATATTGTCTCATCCGCCGGACTGGATCGTCGTTCCATGATTATCGTTGCGGTTTCTCTGGCAATGGG is from Leptothermofonsia sichuanensis E412 and encodes:
- a CDS encoding uracil-xanthine permease family protein; translated protein: MTQINNEMALEELEETSEPQFKSELIYGLNDKPPVAESFFVAFQHVLAAFVGIITPALLICGALGLDAVNTSYIVSMSLLASGICTFIQCKKIGPVGSGLLSLQGTSFAFLGPIIGVGTATVKGGATPEQALALIFGVCFFGAFVEIILSRFLHLMSKIITPVVSGTVVMIIGLSLIRTGVVSMAGGPRALAANDGSFGSIQNLTLGLSVLLIVVLLTVSNNRFLRMGAIAIGLAIGYLVSIFLGIVNFSVLSSLPWISFPVPFRYGMSFDFAAFLPFILLYVLTAIETVGDLTATSAVSGEPVKGGLYIRRIKGGVLGDGINSLIAAVLNTFPNTTFSQNNGVIQMTGVGSRYVGFYVAGIFAVLGLLPIVGGVFQAMPQPVLGGATTVMFGSIAVAGLNIVSSAGLDRRSMIIVAVSLAMGLGVVYAPEIFADKPPVLKNLFGSSISTGGLTAILLSWLLPHSHSPQPAKIEAAEPVES